A part of Salipiger abyssi genomic DNA contains:
- a CDS encoding thiolase C-terminal domain-containing protein produces the protein MSLRNRAVIVGVGESDIGKLPHMSGLGLNAQAARRAIADAGIKHTEIDGLLTAYSFTEPYFMLGSVLAEYLGLTPRFGGSMVVGGASPAVMLHHAAMAVETGQADVVLVCAGENRASGISRDAAVSALAAVGHPYFEAPYGIGIPSLYALVAQAYMHKYGTKREEMAAVAVNTRNHALKHPNAHMKKPITIDDVLESKPISDPLNMLDCCLISDAGGAFVVTTPERAADMSGKPVYLAGIGELHTHEHLTSAPSLTDYGAEHTARIAYDMAGLGPQDMDLAMLYDCFSIVPIIELEELGLAPRGEGGAFFAEGHAAVGGKLPVNTHGGMLSHAHAGAVGGLMDIVEAVRQLRGEAGERQVAGAEAAVVHNEGGILSSHCTMVFTSEAR, from the coding sequence GGGGCTCAACGCGCAGGCGGCGCGGCGGGCCATTGCGGATGCCGGGATCAAACATACCGAGATCGACGGGCTGCTGACCGCCTACTCCTTTACCGAACCCTATTTCATGCTGGGCTCGGTGCTGGCGGAATATCTCGGCCTCACCCCGCGCTTCGGCGGCTCCATGGTGGTGGGCGGCGCCTCTCCGGCGGTGATGCTGCATCACGCGGCGATGGCGGTCGAGACCGGTCAGGCGGATGTGGTGCTGGTCTGCGCCGGCGAGAACCGCGCCAGCGGCATCTCTCGCGACGCCGCCGTCTCGGCGCTGGCCGCGGTCGGTCATCCCTATTTCGAGGCGCCCTACGGCATCGGCATCCCGTCGCTCTATGCGCTGGTGGCGCAGGCCTATATGCACAAATACGGCACCAAGCGCGAGGAAATGGCGGCGGTGGCGGTCAACACCCGCAACCACGCGCTGAAACATCCCAACGCGCATATGAAAAAGCCGATCACCATCGACGATGTGCTCGAGTCCAAGCCGATCTCGGACCCGCTGAACATGCTCGACTGCTGCCTGATCTCGGATGCGGGCGGCGCCTTTGTCGTCACCACCCCCGAGCGCGCGGCAGACATGTCCGGCAAGCCGGTCTATCTCGCCGGCATCGGCGAGCTGCACACCCACGAACACCTGACCTCGGCCCCCAGCCTCACCGATTACGGCGCCGAGCACACCGCCAGGATCGCCTATGACATGGCCGGGCTCGGGCCGCAGGACATGGATCTGGCGATGCTCTACGACTGCTTCAGCATCGTGCCGATCATCGAGCTGGAAGAGCTGGGCCTCGCCCCGCGCGGCGAGGGCGGCGCCTTCTTCGCCGAGGGCCACGCGGCGGTGGGCGGCAAGCTGCCGGTCAACACCCATGGCGGCATGCTGAGCCACGCCCATGCGGGCGCGGTCGGCGGGCTGATGGATATCGTCGAGGCCGTGCGCCAGCTGCGCGGCGAGGCGGGCGAGCGTCAGGTCGCCGGAGCCGAGGCGGCGGTGGTGCATAACGAGGGCGGCATCCTGTCCTCGCATTGCACCATGGTCTTCACCTCGGAAGCACGCTGA
- a CDS encoding MaoC/PaaZ C-terminal domain-containing protein — MATEPRGKYYEDFEVGSSFETPRRTVTNTDIVNFACLSGDFNEVHTNWEYAQKTPFGEPIAHAPLIYAIMGGLNYASGVNDGTLLAVIGIDEWRMLKPVLHGDTVHMKTTVLEKRLTSKPGRGIVKVKREFKNQRDEVVQTMMATFMYKCRPEA; from the coding sequence ATGGCCACCGAGCCCAGAGGCAAATATTACGAGGATTTCGAGGTCGGATCCTCTTTCGAGACGCCGCGCCGCACCGTCACCAACACCGATATCGTGAATTTCGCCTGCCTCTCGGGCGATTTCAACGAGGTGCACACCAACTGGGAATACGCGCAAAAGACCCCTTTCGGCGAGCCCATCGCCCACGCCCCGCTGATCTATGCGATCATGGGCGGGCTGAACTACGCCAGCGGCGTCAATGACGGCACGCTTCTGGCGGTGATCGGCATCGACGAATGGCGCATGCTCAAGCCCGTGCTGCATGGCGACACGGTGCATATGAAGACCACCGTGCTGGAAAAACGGCTGACCTCGAAGCCCGGACGCGGCATCGTCAAGGTCAAGCGCGAGTTCAAGAACCAGCGCGACGAGGTCGTCCAGACGATGATGGCCACCTTCATGTACAAATGCCGTCCCGAGGCATGA